ACTTGTTGGAGGGTGTCGCGGGCGCGCGCGATCTTGGCGAGAATGGACTCTGCGGTGGCAGTCCAGACGTAGGGCGTCGGGTCGTCATTGGTGGCCTCGAGGAACTCCTCG
This genomic stretch from Mycobacteriales bacterium harbors:
- a CDS encoding IS630 family transposase, with the protein product EEFLEATNDDPTPYVWTATAESILAKIARARDTLQQVVS